Proteins encoded by one window of Lathyrus oleraceus cultivar Zhongwan6 chromosome 1, CAAS_Psat_ZW6_1.0, whole genome shotgun sequence:
- the LOC127131359 gene encoding uncharacterized protein LOC127131359, whose product MQKHQYNSMEPRKEEFHSAPQPVLQDHLDGMHANTRPPPSFNVSENKPVHNFSIQTGEEFALEFMRDRVNVNLKKPSFPNVVGDPNYSTGYMEFKGILGHKGSESGSDIEKGPKEFDRRNSALHQERSNYGSARSIPRTSSNQDSNRVLHGISSSGSSNSLSTRMKILCSFGGRILPRPSDGKLRYVGGETRIISIRKDITWPELMHKISSIYNDTRVIKYQLPGEDLDALVSVTSDEDLRNMMEECHDLQRRRGSLKLRMFLFSIYDLDDTQFGLGSMDGGDSEVQYVVAINGMNVESRSNSILRCAGSSNDIQELDRQTIDKETKRAMVESYGVGSSSLTGNVNPVLTIPSSQPMLPTSSNAYEAYPFFYEDPIVQQGGTSQYPIHNAPFPSNSSARNLVDTPVSLPTFGVASQGIASQGQASSELQVQSSLPSRPFEGSLQGNLSEASVPVPAAVSETFHPALPLDNKISAAESEVLNPTQISRSGEDDFYPASTDAFSRALVDAESNIIDFSCLEPPPLPNRVYYSERIIPREHADLLNRSAKSDDAYGSHLLMADLLSDLNRMNSVNESSDMFHNENLSNLNTVSNSSSAKPLHTDGHAISNKHLPDAATQVNPKLYQLADSDLKPVLSDNKISENETNTSKDSHKILPVDETKGTESLAFRRVPSVEHNENLASKIQDQNLSEAPTREPLDAKSKPSQGDILIDIEDRFPRDFLYDMFSKAIHSEDSANISPLPADRAGLSLKMDNHEPKSWSYFQKLAHEGFDNVSLIDQDNLGYSSAVSKVKEGDSKFNISAPPPADVIVLTGPKESHSNINFGEENQKILPVSSTKPEAIVFQPENNHSELKANENKNMNAAPVENVRPQESEYQDGNNETRDVVVAPQEISFDEFDISTLQIIMNADLEELRELGSGTFGTVYHGKWRGSDVAIKRIKKSCFSGRSSEQERLTIEFWREADILSKLHHPNVVAFYGVVQDGPGGTMATVTEFMVDGSLRHVLLRKDRYLDRRKRLIIAMDAAFGMEYLHAKNIVHFDLKCDNLLVNLKDPLRPICKVGDFGLSKIKRNTLVTGGVRGTLPWMAPELLNGSSNKVSEKVDVFSFGIVLWEILTGEEPYANMHYGAIIGGIVNNTLRPTIPSFCDLEWRTLMEQCWAPNPAVRPSFTEIARRLRVMSAASSQTKGQGHKASK is encoded by the exons TCGACAGGGTATATGGAATTCAAAGGCATTTTAGGCCATAAAGGATCTGAGAGTGGTTCCGATATTGAAAAAGGTCCGAAAGAGTTTGACAGAAGGAATTCTGCTCTACATCAGGAAAGAAGTAATTATGGCTCGGCTCGATCAATTCCTAGAACTTCGTCAAATCAAGATAGCAACCGGGTCCTTCACGGTATTTCTTCTTCTGGATCTTCTAACAGCTTATCAACGAGGATGAAGATTCTATGCAGCTTTGGTGGTAGAATATTACCGCGGCCAAGTGATGGAAAGCTTAGATATGTTGGAGGTGAAACACGGATTATTAGCATAAGAAAGGACATAACTTGGCCGGAGCTTATGCATAAAATATCATCAATCTATAATGATACTCGAGTAATAAAATATCAGCTCCCCGGAGAAGATCTCGATGCCCTAGTTTCAGTAACGTCTGATGAGGATCTGCGGAATATGATGGAGGAATGTCATGATCTACAAAGAAGGAGAGGATCGTTAAAGCTTCGGATGTTCCTGTTCTCTATATATGATTTGGATGATACTCAGTTTGGTCTAGGTAGCATGGATGGCGGTGATTCTGAAGTCCAGTATGTAGTGGCTATTAATGGCATGAACGTGGAATCAAGAAGCAACTCTATACTTCGTTGTGCCGGAAGTTCTAATGATATACAGGAATTAGACCGACAAACTATTGACAAGGAGACTAAAAGAGCTATGGTTGAATCGTATGGTGTCGGCAGTTCTTCCTTGACTGGAAATGTTAACCCAGTATTGACAATTCCGTCTTCGCAACCAATGCTACCAACATCCTCAAATGCTTATGAAGCATATCCATTCTTTTACGAGGATCCGATCGTTCAACAAGGGGGAACTAGTCAATATCCAATACATAATGCCCCCTTTCCTTCTAACAGTTCGGCTCGTAATCTAGTAGACACTCCGGTTTCTTTGCCTACTTTTGGTGTTGCGAGCCAAGGAATCGCGAGCCAAGGACAAGCATCCAGTGAGTTGCAAGTTCAAAGTTCTCTTCCTTCGCGTCCATTTGAGGGAAGTTTGCAAGGTAATTTATCGGAGGCGTCTGTTCCAGTTCCAGCTGCTGTATCAGAAACATTTCATCCTGCACTGCCATTAGACAACAAGATTTCGGCTGCTGAATCTGAAGTGCTGAATCCTACACAGATTTCAAGATCTGGTGAAGATGACTTCTATCCTGCATCCACAGATGCATTCAGTCGTGCTCTTGTTGATGCTGAGTCCAATATAATCGATTTCAGTTGCCTTGAACCACCTCCACTTCCTAATAGAGTATATTATTCGGAGAGAATTATTCCCAGGGAACATGCAGATTTGTTGAACAGGTCTGCAAAGTCAGACGATGCATATGGTTCGCACTTGCTCATGGCAGATTTACTTTCTGATTTGAACCGTATGAATTCAGTTAACGAATCCAGTGACATGTTTCACAATGAGAATCTGTCGAATTTGAACACGGTGTCCAACTCATCATCAGCAAAGCCCTTGCATACAGATGGCCATGCCATCAGCAACAAACATTTGCCTGATGCAGCAACTCAGGTGAACCCAAAGTTATATCAGCTTGCGGATTCTGATTTGAAGCCGGTATTGTCAGATAacaaaatttctgaaaatgagACAAATACCTCAAAAGATAGCCATAAAATTCTCCCAGTTGATGAAACCAAGGGCACTGAAAGTCTTGCTTTTCGCCGGGTTCCTTCTGTTGAACATAATGAGAATCTAGCATCTAAAATTCAAGACCAAAATTTGTCTGAGGCTCCTACAAGGGAACCTCTTGATGCTAAATCCAAACCTTCTCAGGGTGACATTCTGATTGATATCGAAGACAGGTTTCCCCGTGATTTCCTTTACGATATGTTCTCGAAAGCAATTCATTCTGAGGATTCCGCAAACATTAGTCCATTGCCAGCCGATAGAGCAGGTTTGAGCTTGAAAATGGACAATCACGAGCCTAAAAGTTGGTCATATTTTCAGAAGTTGGCACATGAAGGGTTTGATAATGTTTCTCTAATTGATCAGGATAATCTCGGGTATTCATCAGCTGTAAGCAAAGTAAAAGAAGGAGATAGTAAGTTCAATATTTCCGCTCCTCCACCAGCAGACGTTATTGTTTTGACAGGACCCAAGGAATCCCATTCCAACATTAATTTTGGAGAGGAAAATCAGAAAATCTTACCTGTAAGTAGTACTAAACCCGAGGCTATTGTTTTTCAACCAGAAAACAACCATTCTGAACTTAAGGCCAATGAAAATAAGAACATGAACGCCGCCCCCGTGGAAAACGTTAGGCCACAGGAGTCTGAATATCAA GATGGCAATAATGAGACAAGGGATGTGGTTGTAGCTCCTCAAGAGATTAGTTTTGATGAGTTTGACATTAGTACTTTGCAG ATCATAATGAATGCGGATCTTGAAGAGCTGAGAGAACTTGGTTCTGGCACTTTTGGGACTGTGTATCATGGAAAATGGAGAGGATCAGATGTTGCAATTAAAAGAATAAAGAAGAGTTGTTTCTCTGGTCGGTCTTCAGAACAAGAAAGACTG ACGATAGAGTTCTGGCGGGAAGCTGACATACTTTCTAAGCTTCATCATCCAAATGTGGTGGCTTTTTATGGCGTAGTTCAAGATGGACCAGGAGGAACAATGGCGACTGTTACGGAGTTCATGGTGGACGGTTCTCTACGACATGTTTTGCTACGAAAGGATAG GTACCTTGATCGTCGCAAGAGGCTAATAATTGCCATGGATGCAGCATTTGGAATGGAGTATTTACATGCAAAAAACATTGTTCATTTTGACTTGAAATGTGACAATTTGCTTGTGAACTTGAAAGATCCTTTACGGCCAATTTGCAAG GTTGGCGATTTCGGCCTGTCAAAAATCAAGCGGAATACCTTAGTGACTGGTGGTGTGCGTGGAACACTACCGTGGATGGCACCAGAGCTGCTGAATGGGAGCAGCAATAAGGTTTCAGAAAAG GTTGATGTATTCTCCTTTGGGATTGTATTATGGGAGATTCTTACCGGTGAGGAACCATATGCTAATATGCACTATGGTGCAATCATAG GAGGTATTGTGAACAACACACTAAGACCTACCATCCCAAGTTTTTGTGATCTAGAATGGAGAACACTAATGGAGCAGTGTTGGGCACCTAACCCTGCAGTCAGGCCATCATTTACAGAAATTGCGCGCCGCTTGCGTGTGATGTCTGCAGCTTCTAGTCAGACCAAAGGACAAGGACACAAAGCATCTAAATGA